From the genome of Globicephala melas chromosome 14, mGloMel1.2, whole genome shotgun sequence, one region includes:
- the RFPL4B gene encoding ret finger protein-like 4B, which yields MANRLQEEAACPVCQEVFLNPIALSCAHTFCFDCMQSWMEEQKDLKLICPVCRGVNENPPLEEWQVGELILLITQHGSQLEQGLHVNDEYLKFWEDITLDAATANPFLVLSDDLRSVQCGKICQNLMEDPQRFAYWACILGTPCFSSGCHYWVVEVGEGNEWALGVCKKSVDRKRKSGFSSEHGFWIISMKAGIIYTCSIPETRIPASPGLSQVGIFLDIELEEIKFFDVSNDALIYIHSNFSCLEPLCPFFSPELPGEGDNGGPLTICPSGTHPFLENSCEVNEISDVRNVRMTQEETIL from the coding sequence ATGGCCAACCGTCTGCAAGAGGAGGCAGCCTGTCCAGTCTGTCAGGAGGTTTTCCTCAACCCCATTGCTCTCTCCTGTGCCCACACTTTCTGCTTTGATTGCATGCAAAGTTGGATGGAAGAACAGAAGGATCTGAAATTGATCTGTCCCGTATGTCGAGGCGTCAATGAGAATCCTCCTTTGGAGGAATGGCAAGTTGGAGAACTGATTCTTCTCATCACACAGCATGGTTCCCAACTGGAGCAGGGTCTGCATGTGAATGACGAGTACCTGAAGTTCTGGGAGGACATAACTCTGGATGCAGCCACCGCCAACCCCTTTCTTGTCCTCTCTGATGACCTAAGGAGTGTCCAGTGTGGGAAGATCTGCCAGAACCTGATGGAAGATCCCCAGAGATTTGCATACTGGGCTTGTATCCTGGGCACTCCATGCTTCTCCTCTGGCTGTCATTACTGGGTGGTAGAAGTGGGAGAGGGGAATGAGTGGGCTCTGGGGGTCTGCAAAAAATCGGTtgacaggaagaggaagagcgGTTTTTCCTCTGAACATGGCTTCTGGATCATCAGCATGAAGGCAGGAATAATCTATACCTGCTCCATCCCAGAAACCAGAATTCCTGCAAGCCCTGGCCTTAGCCAAGTAGGAATTTTTCTAGATATTGAGTTGGAAGAAATCAAGTTTTTTGATGTTAGCAATGATGCCCTCATCTACATACACAGTAATTTCTCCTGTTTGGAGCCTTTGTGTCCATTCTTTAGTCCTGAGCTCCCCGGAGAAGGTGATAATGGTGGCCCCCTAACCATCTGTCCATCAGGAACTCATCCCTTCCTAGAAAACTCCTGTGAGGTGAATGAGATCTCTGATGTGAGAAATGTCAGAATGACCCAAGAAGAGACAATTTTGTAG